Part of the Leishmania infantum JPCM5 genome chromosome 29 genome is shown below.
TGGTGTGGGCTGACGTCCGGCAGGCGGGTCCAAGTCGTGGGGTCCGCGCTAGTCGAAGCATAGTAGCACATGGCGTTGAGGCCCGTACCGGCTtcctccgccggcgcggaAGGACGTGGCCAGCGGCGTGCAAGACGGCCCCCCGCCAGGGTACAGAGCACGTCAGCGATCTGCGAAACGGGAGCGtgttcctcttcctcttccatGTCGTCCTCCGCATCGCCTTCGCCGGTTATGCCAGCGTTCTCCTGCATGCGATCCTCATCCACCTGGCATTCCGCGACGTAGTAGTCGTACGCGCTTCCCGTGACCACGCCCCAGAAGCGCACGGTGGACAGCGGCTCAGATCGGATCAGCTGGCGTAGGCCAACAAGCAGGCGATACGCATCCACCCGCGGCAAACCAAGCCCAACCATGTTGAAGTACTGCTGCTCCGTCACGACATCGCTAAGGGCACCGGGGTGATCTGCGAGGTCGACTTGCGGCTGGCCATCCGCCCCGGCGTCGGCGGATGCGTCCTCTTCTTCTTGTTCGTcttcggcgtcggcgcggcgtgggcggcgtggcggccgcggcggtgccaagGCAGTGTTCGTGTTGGCAGCCCAGCGCGTGTTCGTGAAGGAGTCAACAGGGGCCGCAGCGCGAGCGGTGGGCCGCGGATCGGCATACATATTGCCTTTCATGGGGGGCACAGCGCTGCCGGACAGGAGTTGGTTGGAAGCCGCCCCGAGAGCGTCCATCGCGTCGGCGGGCCGCTCGCGGATCACCTGCGCAAGCGCTTGAGTCATGTGGCCCCAGAGCGCCGACTGGCGAATTTGATGCTCGTCTATGCCCGCCATGGCTCTGTGCACAGCAGGCAGACAGGCAGAACTCAGCTGTTGACTCCGTGTCCGCACTAGTGACTGCACGCCCAGTATGAGAAAGACGTAAAAGCGAAAAGGGGAGGTAGCAGCTCCTGTGGTGACGGcaagtcgccgccgctgttcaGTGGGAACGTAGCGAGACGCGGTAAGGACTGAAGCAGATGTGTATGTGAATGTATGGGTGCGTACGTGAGTAGCATCCGCGTTACCagtctgcagcggcgtcgataGGCGGCACAGGCGTTTGCGTGGAGTCCCTACTGGCGGTGTTTTTTCGCAGTGAgagaagaagaagcgaagggGGGAGCACGACATCGAAGCAAAacacacaggcgcagcggtgcggcaaGCATGAGGCGAGAGGGTCGCGGAAAgagtggaagagagagacccACGTGAAGCAAGGAGCCACAGCACAGCACGTGCGCAGCCAGGGCTCGAGGGGGTGCGCCGCACGagcggcgcgtgcacgtgAAACAAAGGAAACGCCGTGTTTCTACTTTGCGTCTGTCAAGTCGCTCAAGCTGGCTCGCGGCGGTCCCACATCCctaccgccaccgcggctgcagcaaTGGTGGCCACGTGGCCGCTCGGCGGAGGCCGTCTCCGTTGCACAGCCTCTCCCCTGGCTCCTCTACACACATGTATGCCTATATGCACATTGGGCTTCGTGATCCGCTTGTGCCTGTCATCCCGACACCCAGTATGTGAGCGCACAAACGCCAGCGCGCAACTGCAGAGCTGCCCTTGTATGGCGCAGAGGCAAGgagagcagaggagaggaagaccCACGCCACACCTGCACCTTGTTGactcgtgtgtgcgtgtgtgtatgtgtgtgtgtgtgtgtgtgttttagACAGCGCGCTGACgccagccacagcagcaacaagcaTACGGCTTCAGTGCCTTCACTCTTTCTCATACGTATTCTCTGCTCACtcgcagacgcgcacgcacgggtCCAGGAGCGGTGCGACGCTCTCTGAGCTCTCGCGcttccaccccctccctcccccgcggATCCTCCGTCTCTCCATTCACCGGTGGCCACCCATCAAGTCGACTTGggatcgcgcagcacgtcaaACTCGCGCACCGGATGCAGTGGCTTTTCCAAGTTCCGCACCGGCGACTTCCAGGCGCGGTCCCTATCTAAAATCATAAAGTTCTGCGACTGTCCCTCCGTAATGGGGTTGACGCGTGCCTCGTATTGCATCTCCGACTCGTATCCTAGTAGCGTGTGCACGAAGCTGTCGTGGCCCATCAAGTAGTAGAGGCTGCAGGTGGCGAAAAGACCCAAGCCAAAGATGCGCACCGGTGCCCAGAAGAACGCCTGCACGCCGATCTTGTTCCGATCTGCGCGGCTGTCGTTAAAGCGGACCTGCATAATGCCACGCCAGCTGCGGGTGCGTCGAATAATCGGCTTGCGAGGCAGCTCCCTCTGCCGGGAAAAGACGGAGTAGCCAGTCATCGACCTGCTCGTGCTGTCTACGCGTACGTGCCTTGTTcgcggtgtgctgctgcgctctccGCGCCCCCTTCCTTTGTCAAGGTGACGTTTCCTGAAGAGCGGCGGGGGTCTGCTTGTACTTTCAATCTCTGcccctgcgccgccggctcACAgaggagtgtgtgtgtgtgtgtgtgtgtgtgtgtgtgtgtgtgtacgtgagCGAGGGGGCTCGAGTTAAGGACGGAAGAGGTGAACACACGAAAAGCGAAGTGGAGACAAGCGGAAACAACAAAACGCTTATAAAGTCGATGATTTCGCAGggaaggcgctgccgcggaggcagagggagcAACGACCAGGTGGCATCACACGTTCGCTGGCCTTgcacaagcgcgcacgcgtgcgcgcagcaccgcctttatcaccaccatcaccaccgcgaCGGAGGTGGGTGTGCAGGGGAacaaggaggagagaggatgCATGTCtgccacacacatacacacaggcGGGCACAGACAGAATGATATGGGTCACCGCGTGTAGCTGCGGCAATACCGGGACACGGCGCCACGCGGCCCCATGCAGCCCCACGCTCACTGTGTACTTTGTGGGGAAAGTCTGTTCCTTGGCATTGCAGTTATGCCATAGATTACTCGCTGCAGTAGTGGATTAGTTACCGCTGCCTTCGCGGTGGTACGGGGCAGAAGGGGGCAGAGGCGCTGTTGCAGCACTCAccgcttcttcgccttcttaTGGTTGCCCTTGCCAAATCGCCCCTTGTCAGCAGCGATCTTTCTCACCGTCCTCTTGCACGAGGCGTGAGACGAGACGCCGGCACCTGCAACCGCGACGGTATCCGCATCGAAGAAgtgctcctcgtcgtcatcgtcgtcgctgtcatTGGCAGCCACCGCGGCTGTGAGTGGCTTGCCCCTTGATTCCGGAGCctcggtgcgctggcgcttcgctgccgctgccggctcaCGTGCCGGCGCCTTGGCATCCACACGCTCGCGCTTGCCGTTCTTCTGGCTCGAGGCGTTCTTGGCGCGTCCCGTGAGCGCGTCCTCGATGTCGCTGCTgtcatcatcatcgtcgACGTTCGGGTCGGCGCCCATCTCGGCCGCGACCGAAGTGCCCTTAAAGTACTTCCTCTTGTCCTTCACGCCGTAGCGTTCCATGTAAGCATCCTCGTCATAGTCCTCCTCAGCCTCCTCCGGAGGCAACTCAGCCACAAGAGGCGCACTTGCCGTCTCGCCGCGATCCACGCGAaggacgcagccgcgcagacgAGAGCCGTGATAGCGCTCCTGCGCATATGCAGCGTAGGCTGGCAGCGCAAACTCGATGTGGGCAATACCAGTGGATAGGTGCGTCTCGGGGTGCACAAGGATCTCGCACTTGCGGATTGCCCCGCACGGTGCGaagtgctgccgcagcgtcgcctccgtcacATCCTCGCCGACGTTCCCCACATAGATATCTTTGGGGCCGTCGTCGAGGAGGTTGTACTTCTCCGTCCGCCCCGTGACGTTActgccggtgccggtggcAGAAGCTGACACGTTTTCGGCGCGTGAGCAACGACGGGCCGCGGCAGAGGCCACCTTGGACGGCTCTAAGCCGAGCGGCATGACGgtgagctcctcctcgtcatcagcctctgcagccgcagacCCGCTGGCCGCGGGCGAGGCAACCGCGGTGCTTTTCCCAGCAAggccgccagccgcgcgTGGCGTCCTGGTGGCACCGTGTGAGTAGGGCAGCGAAccgggcgccgctgccttcgtgGCGCTGATACGCCGCCCAAGAAGGTGAAAGCCGTCGAGGAAGGTAATGGCCGGCGTCACCTCTGCCTCCGTCGCGAAGGTCAGGAAGGCTTTACGGTTCTGCGAGGTCATTTTAATCGCCTCCAgcttcttctccagctgcgGGGCAACGTCGCGCAGTACCTCGCGGATAATCTCTGGCTGTGTCACCTTGGCCAAGTCTGTGAGCAGCACCTGTCGCGTGAAGCTGTCCTTTCCCAGGTCCTTCATCCCGCCAATGTCCTTCGTCCTTTCCAAATCCTTCGGCTTCGGCTCCTCGACGCGGAGGGTGCGGCCGAGGAACTTGCGACCATTCAGCACCCGCACGGCGGTGGAGACGCTGTTGGGGGACTGAAGCACGAGGAAGCCAAATCCCTGCCCAGGCTTCTTAATGAGACGCAGTGGCTTGCCAACCTTCCACGCCGACGCGAACTGtagcacctcctcctccagcgtggGCTTCCCAGGCTCGGCGGCGTACGTGTACGGCAGGCCATCGACGAAGACCTTAGTGTTGAGCTTCTTTGGAAGCTCCGTGCCGTTGGCAGTTACGGTGGTGATGACGCGTGTGCGGGGGCCACTCTTAGCTGTGTTCGAATCGAAgcccgcctcctcgttgCTATCgtgctcttcctcgccaTGGTGAGAGGCACTGCTGTCATGCCCACCGCGGTGAGGGGAATACGGggagccgccgcgcccgcggccgcggccgcgagACGAGAAGGCACAGGCGGACGACGCagagacgccaccgccgaagccgccgcgaTCGCGACGAAgcccgccttcgccgccgcgtcctcgaGCACCGCCACTCTCGTTAAATCGTCCGTGGCCGACACGATCCActccgcggccgcggccgcgctgctgtttCTGCGACCCAGGTGGGATGAAGCCGCCGCTCTCACcctcgctcgctgccgccggtccGCGACGCGCGCTCACCGCAACCGGTggggcgtcgtcgccgccgtcgtcgtgcgtgctgcgTCTGCCTTGCTGCTCTTGCCGCTTCTGTGCCCGCTGGAGCGAAGCAAGACGGGCAGACGGGGTCGTCGGTTCAGCGGGCTCACCGCCGCGAGATACAACTGGGAAGGCGGGCACTACAGAGCGCTTCACTCGCGCAGGGGCGGATTTGTgagctgtcgctgcagcgccgccgcgcccatGGTTGCTGCCACCAGcatggcggccgccaccgcggcttTGAAAGCTGCCCCGGCCTCTTCCAGGCAGCATGTTCGGTTTGGCGTCTGCTGATGAGCTGAGTTCTTTGGTATGCGACAGTGCAGAGAGGAGTAAGAGAGAGTGAAAGGCTGACGGGTGGGAGGATGGCCTGCGAAACTACCCGAGTGCAGGCAACGGAATAAACAGCAGAGGCGCATTCTGGACGAGGTGGCGGGACGCGCTTcaccggggggggggtgccgGAGAGCACCGCACTCACCGCGTTACAGCGGCCGGAATATCGTCGCGAGTGCATCGCCGTTGGCGCCACCActtttcgctctctccgcGGGGCTGTCCCACCAACGAAGAGAACGCGTCCGCCCCAGATACGCACACAGACGTGGCTGCATGTCGGCTTCGAcgcaggcgcgcctgctgTTGGGCGAAGCATGCGAATGGACTGCTTGAGGTCCTCTTTTCGATGTTGTTTTTCGCTCTGTTGGGACCGCGCAcagaaaggaggagaagaggtgtCCCTGCGGCCGCTTCTGTGGATGACGAATCGGAGAGAGGCTTCAACACGAGAGTGACGGAgcggagagcagcgcgcacacgcgaacGCATGCGCCAACAGtgcgacagagagagagagaaagagagaagcgagagcTCTCTTGTTTCAAGATCTTTGGTAGCCCATGCGTCTTTCGGGCAGCCACTCAAGCACTCTCCGCCTACCAGTAGCCGGCCTCATGCCAGGCACGGAAATTGGAGATGTCGACGTGTAGTGGGCTCGTGGTCTCCTGATGTGCCCACGGCTCGTCAGCTATCGTGTCGAGCATCAGTTTTGTGACCCGCTCCACCGccaggcggccgccgcgtctcTCGTACACGGTCAactgcggtgccgcgtcAAAGGCCTCGCACAGTCGCTCAGCCAAGCGCCAAACCATCGCGTATGCGATGTAGTTCTTCTGCATCTGTGTCTGCAAGAAGGGCCTGCTAATCGCTTTCacagcctcgtcgtcgtgcgCCACGCCGCTCGCCTCTGCGTAGAACTTCTCCCACGCACTCTTAAACTCAGCCGTGCACGGCGTCTTCAGCGACGGAAAGTCCTTCACCACGCGGGTCCACCAGTACTCTTCCAGCAAGCCCTCTTCCGACATGTTCTTCAGCAACACCATCACATCCTTGCCGATgtgaggcggcagcggctccacCTTGTGTCTTGTAGAGCCGCGCAGTGACTGGTAGTGCTCCTTCTCTAGTGGGCTGAAGCCCTCCACCCGGAAGATGTTGGAGGTGTCGTAGGCGATGCAGGACTGGTTACCGGTGAGActcgcggctgcgctggtggCCTTGTTGACCGGGTAACGCATGTTGTCGACGCGCGGGATCATGTCACCCTGCGCATACGGCTGCGTGCGACCCGTCACACCCGAGCCCCAGTACTCGatgaagcgctgctgcaccgtcagACAGCCAAAGCCGTAGAGGCCCGTGCAGACcccactgcagcagctgccgccgcgggtGCGCAGAGTGCTAGAGGCACTCGCTCGAAGCAACATGCTGGGAGAAAGAAAGGTGGCGAGAGGTTCACACGCAGGGAGAGGATGTGTCTAtactctgtgtgtgtgtgtgtgtgtgtggctcgGCGCACCGGTGGctggaggagaggaggggcggtgCGTGAGCCGATAAGGCGCCCTGTATttctcacgcacacacacgtgcaggcgatgggggggggggggttgctACTATTACTACGGCTACTATGGACTACagccactgctgcggctaGTTGTGTGGATGGGGTTTCCAATGTATACGAATACGAAGGGGCAGAGACGAAAGAAGAGGGCGTTAGGCAGACCGAGCGCGTACGAGTGCGCGATGGTGACCGATGCCGATGCGTTGGGAGCCGAGACAGTAAGCAGAAAGGTGATGGCTCCAGTACCTGATCCGTCTCGCTCCGTGCTGTGCTAATTAGAGATGTGCGCTTGCTTTAGAATCTGCAGCGGTCACCGTTGGTGAGCAGCAGTAACATTGGTGAGTTGAAGCGTGGGAGGTGGCACAAAGGGTAGAGCCATGACAGCGGAGAGAAAGTCGATCACCGACCTCTGCAAGAGGAGAGGCGCatgctcgcgcgcgcacacgccagtGTGCGAGGGGCATACCTGCAGCGAGGCAAGGAAAACACGCTCTCTAGCGAAACGCGTGAGAGCACGCCTCTTGTGCGTGCTTCGCTTGCGATGCGTAGCACAACGGATATGCGCGCTGTCCCGACATCCACTCTCGTCGtgccccctctcttcctcgtcttcgcCACCAGATGGGATTCAAGAACTGGCACATCGAAGGGTCCGTCGAGTGCTCCTCCTGTGTCTGAAGCGGGTGTGAGCATTTAGTGAGTAACGATGCGCAGAGAAGGCCGTCGGGTCTCCGCGGCTGCGTGTGTCAgccacctctccctcacacTCACCGACAGCGGAGCAGTGCGGCAGGGCAAGCACAGAAGAAGGCCACAacggccggcggcgcgacCAGCACGGCTCACCACGAAGCGGAAAGGGGGAAGCAAAGTGCGTTGCGGAGCAGATCTGCTGTACATATCAGCGCAGACTTACCACGAGTAACACACTCACGCGCACAGCGCGGCCCTCTTTCGtcggctgtgcgcgtgtcgatCTGCGTCGGTGCAGAAAAGGCACAGGTGAGCAACTTGTGATCGAAGAGGGGACCGAAAAGAGAGATCGTCAACGGAGGAGAGCGTGCCGAGTCCGTCGGAGGTACGAAGCCCTCCTTCCcaacacacatacaggcacagacagagacagacaggccGCACCCCTACGCCCCCGAAAACCGCATCTGCTTTCTCCGCTGCTTCATCGTCATCGGAAACACGAAGACTCGAATACATATCAAGACTTTACAAAGAGAACGCAAGCGAGAGAAGAACGGCGAGAACAGCCGCCAATGGCTTCTTTTCAAGAGGCgactcgccccccccccgcgccgcctctcACTCCCTCAACCCTATTCCTTCGCTCGCGTCGCCCTAGTGCTTGCGGCTTCCCACACActgcgaagcagcggaggcggcggcgccggcgtcgttcATCccctcgacggcggcagcaatGCGATTCACTCGCGCCTCCACCTCAGCGATTTTGAAGGTGGCGTCTGTCGGCAGCAcaacggaggcggcagcgccagtggAGAGAACGGGAGCGGCAGCCGTCGACGGGATCGACTCACCTGGGCCGTTCTTCTTTAgcttgttgctgctggcgcgtgcaggcagaggcgcggcggctACCGCGGGCGGCTCGGACGCGGTGAaaggcgcgccgcgcaccacATTGGGGTTGAACTCCATCACATCCTCTAGTCGAAGTCCGTAGGCGCGCTCGACGCGAGCGCACTGCTGCGACGTCAGCGCCGCAGCTCTGCCCTCCGCAtccgcctgcgccacggccTCTTGCAGCACACACCGTTCGCTAAGTTCCTGCGCAGCGATGGCCAGTAGCGGCTCTTGCCAGTCCGTTAAGAATTGCAGTGTACGCTCGGCCTTGCAGGCCTCGtagaggcgccgctgcgcatccaCCACGGCTTGCAGCGCCTCTGAGTGGAAGACCGAGAGCGGTGGCAAGTAAATGGAGGAAACGTTTTCTATAGCGACACAGATTTCGCGGTGGACAACAGGGCGGTACAGcccgtctgccgctgctgccgctgtcgccgaggTCGGCTGTGCCGGCAGCTGCTCTTCCGTCACCGGTGCCAGTAGTACGCCCCACAGCCACTTGTGCGTAGCAACTGAGCGGGTGATGTACTCGGCAatggccgctgcctccggCACCGTGAAGACCGCGCGCAGCGTCACatccttctccacctccacctccacatTCTGCATCACTGTCTGCGAGATGAGGGGGATGTTCTGCTTCGCTGCCTCAAGGGCTGCTAGCGCCTTCTGCGAGGTAGtcttctgctgcttctcAGTGATCTCGTCGAGTTGCGCAGGATCTGGCACCTTGATGGTGACAGGCTGATAGCGGCATACCGTGTCGATCGTGCGTGTCACCGTCAGGCAGGTTTGCGTGCACAAGACCTGCTGAAGAGCGTCCGACACTCGCTGCTCCAACGGCACGTGACCAGCGGCGTCCGTCGATTCTACCAGATGCCCGTCCACCATGTCGAGAACGAAGAGGCTGTCGAGCAGCACACACTGTGTCTGCTCCACCGTGAAGCCTTGATAGTGCGCGAAGACGAGTACGTCCTCCACCCATTCTAAAATGATGCTATTTCGGAGATCCGTGTCGGGCATGTGCATGAACATGTgcgcgctcttcttctctATGGTTGTCGTGGCTGCCGAAGCACCGCCCGGCTCGGTCACACGCTGGTTCCTGAGGAGGTTCGGGTAGCTGGACCGCGAGAGCAGTGCGTCTGCAAGC
Proteins encoded:
- a CDS encoding putative flagellar radial spoke protein-like, producing MSCSPLRFFFSHCEKTPPVGTPRKRLCRLSTPLQTGNADATHVRTHTFTYTSASVLTASRYVPTEQRRRLAVTTGAATSPFRFYVFLILGVQSLVRTRSQQLSSACLPAVHRAMAGIDEHQIRQSALWGHMTQALAQVIRERPADAMDALGAASNQLLSGSAVPPMKGNMYADPRPTARAAAPVDSFTNTRWAANTNTALAPPRPPRRPRRADAEDEQEEEDASADAGADGQPQVDLADHPGALSDVVTEQQYFNMVGLGLPRVDAYRLLVGLRQLIRSEPLSTVRFWGVVTGSAYDYYVAECQVDEDRMQENAGITGEGDAEDDMEEEEEHAPVSQIADVLCTLAGGRLARRWPRPSAPAEEAGTGLNAMCYYASTSADPTTWTRLPDVSPHHITVARALRCRFTGNLDAPVHGHPRFMGCEKHYLRAQIARITSACRIAPVQTFTTEGAVPDAEEDEEETSARPPPTAVPAYAVLPPLLPQEAPDEEDAEAIAAVQAWYKGYTKGELMQAKGWSHIAPSVLNCGRVTTAPVEEEEEPADDEGDDGQGDGANASEASPPPAPEMIAPFLSDISLDAPLSYPGHSRSHLAPWTFRKAYEGEGSLTAVYVAKSLRWPGAATYAVTTAGRPGASYQMMYYGTGLKDMQGAYYAPPLPPPCFREYVEAPGEFDGQRDCTIDEELRYAPPPPRPEAEGEDEEEDDV
- a CDS encoding putative RNA-binding protein — protein: MLPGRGRGSFQSRGGGRHAGGSNHGRGGAAATAHKSAPARVKRSVVPAFPVVSRGGEPAEPTTPSARLASLQRAQKRQEQQGRRSTHDDGGDDAPPVAVSARRGPAAASEGESGGFIPPGSQKQQRGRGRGVDRVGHGRFNESGGARGRGGEGGLRRDRGGFGGGVSASSACAFSSRGRGRGRGGSPYSPHRGGHDSSASHHGEEEHDSNEEAGFDSNTAKSGPRTRVITTVTANGTELPKKLNTKVFVDGLPYTYAAEPGKPTLEEEVLQFASAWKVGKPLRLIKKPGQGFGFLVLQSPNSVSTAVRVLNGRKFLGRTLRVEEPKPKDLERTKDIGGMKDLGKDSFTRQVLLTDLAKVTQPEIIREVLRDVAPQLEKKLEAIKMTSQNRKAFLTFATEAEVTPAITFLDGFHLLGRRISATKAAAPGSLPYSHGATRTPRAAGGLAGKSTAVASPAASGSAAAEADDEEELTVMPLGLEPSKVASAAARRCSRAENVSASATGTGSNVTGRTEKYNLLDDGPKDIYVGNVGEDVTEATLRQHFAPCGAIRKCEILVHPETHLSTGIAHIEFALPAYAAYAQERYHGSRLRGCVLRVDRGETASAPLVAELPPEEAEEDYDEDAYMERYGVKDKRKYFKGTSVAAEMGADPNVDDDDDSSDIEDALTGRAKNASSQKNGKRERVDAKAPAREPAAAAKRQRTEAPESRGKPLTAAVAANDSDDDDDEEHFFDADTVAVAGAGVSSHASCKRTVRKIAADKGRFGKGNHKKAKKR